The genomic region TGGGCGAGCTCGCGCGCAAGCGCGGCGCCGACACGCCGGTGCGGCTCGTCAGCTCCGCCAAGAGCTGGCTCTCGCACCCGGGCATCGACCGCCGCGCGGCGGCCCTGCCGGTGGGGAGCCCGGAGGAGGTGCCGCGCATCTCGCCGCTCGACGCCTCGGCCCGGACGCTCGCGCACCTGCGCGCCGCCTGGGACGCCGAGGTGGCGAAGGGCGACCCGTCGCTCGCGCTCTCCGCCCAGGAGCTCACGCTCACGGTGCCGGCCTCCTTCGACGCCGTCGCCCGCGAGCTCACGGTGGAGGCGGCGCGCGAGGCGGGCCTCGCCGAGCTCACGCTCCTCGAGGAGCCGCAGGCGGCGCTCTACGCCTGGGTGGAGGCGATGGGCGACGCCTGGCGCAAGCAGGTGAAGCCGGGCGACCTCATCCTGGTCTGCGACGTCGGCGGCGGCACCACCGACTTCAGCCTCATCGCCGTGGTGGACCGCGACGGCGCGCTCGGCCTGGAGCGGGTCGCGGTGGGCGACCACATCCTCCTCGGCGGCGACAACATGGACCTCGCGCTCGCCTACGCGCTGCAGCGGAAGCTCGCCGCGCAGGGGCGCCAGCTCGACCGCTGGCAGGTGCAGGCGCTCACCCACGGCGCGCGGCAGGCCAAGGAGGCGCTCTTCGGCGACCCGGCGCTGGCAGGCGCGCCGGTGACGGTGCCGGGCCGCGGCGCGAGCCTGCTCGGCGGCGCGCTCCGCACCGAGCTCACCCGCGCCGAGCTCGAGGCCACCCTGGTGGACGGGTTCTTCCCGCGGGTGCCGGCGAGCGCGAAGCCGGCCGCGCAGCGGCGGACCGCCCTCACCACCCTCGGCCTGCCCTACGCGGCCGACGCCGCGGTGACCCGCCACCTCGCCGACTTCCTCACCCGGCACCGCGAGAGCCTCGGCGAGGCGGCGGTCCCCGGCCTGAAGCTCGCCGGCAAGGCGCTCCTGCACCCGACCGCCGTCCTCTTCAACGGCGGCGTGATGAAGGCGCGCGAGCTCGCCGACCGCGTGGTGGAGGTGGTCTCGGGCTGGGTCGCGGAGGAGGGCGGGGCGGCGCCGCGGGTGCTCCCCGGCGGCGACCTCGACCTGGCGGTCGCGAAGGGGGCGGCCGCCTACGGGCGCGTCCGGCGCGGCAAGGGCATCCGCATCCGCGGCGGCACCGCGCGCGCGTACTACGTCGGGTTCGAGCTCGCCATGCCGGCCGTGCCGGGCATGGCCCCGCCGGTGGAGGCGCTCTGCGTGGCGCCGATGGGCATGGAGGAGGGGACGCGCGCCGACCTCCCGGAGCGCGAGCTCGGGCTGGTGGTCGGCGAGCCGGCCCGGTTCCGCTTCTTCGCCTCTTCCACGCGCCGGCAGGACCAGGTCGGCTCGGTGGTGGAGCGCGAGGCCGAGCTCGAGGAGCTCGGGCCCATCGAGACCACGCTGCCGGCCGGGAGCGGCGCCGCCGGGCAGGTGGTGCCGGTGCGGCTCCGCGCCCACGTCACCGAGATCGGCACGCTCGAGCTCGAGGCGGTGGACCAGGGCGGTCACGCCTGGAAGGTCGAGTTCAACCTGCGCGAGCAGCCGGGGGCGTAGCGGCGAGCACCATGACCTCTCCCAGCCCAGCCCGGTACCTGGTCGGCATCGACCTCGGGACCGTCAACTCCGCGCTCGCCTACGTGGACCTCGCCTCCGAGGGCGACCTCGCCGGCGCCATCCAGGTCTTCCCGGTCCCGCAGCTCGTCGCCGCGGGCGAGACGGCGGAGCTGCGGCTCTTGCCGTCCTCCGCCTACCTGCCGGCGGAGGGCGAGCTGCCGGCGGGCGCCACCCGGCTGCCCTGGGGCGACGAGGCGGTGGTGGTGGGGGCCTTCGCCCGCTCCCAGGGGGCCCGCGTGCCGGGGCGGCTCGTCTCCTCCGCCAAGAGCTGGCTCAGCCACGCGCGGGTGGACCGGACCGCGCCGATCCTGCCGTGGGGCGCGCCGGAGGGCGTGCCGCGCCTCTCGCCGGTGGCGGCCTCGGCGCGCTACCTCGGCCACCTGCGGGCCGCCTGGGACGCCCGCTTCCCGGGGGCGCCGCTCGCCGCGCAGGAGGTGTCGCTCACGGTGCCGGCGTCGTTCGACGAGGTGGCGCGCGAGCTCACGCTGCGCGCCGCCCGCGAGGCGGGGCTGCCGCGGGTGCGCCTCCTCGAGGAGCCGCAGGCGGCCTTCCACGACTTCACGGCGCGGAGCCGCGCCTCGCTCGAGCAGGCGCTCGCGGGCAGCCGCGTCATCCTGGTCTGCGACGTGGGCGGCGGCACCACCGACTTCACCCTCATCCACGCCGCGGTGCGCGACGGCGTCCCGGCGCTGAC from Anaeromyxobacter paludicola harbors:
- a CDS encoding Hsp70 family protein, translated to MRQARYAVGIDLGTTNSALSFLPLDEEGAVPRVFGVPQLVHPGEVQPRPLLPSFLYRPHPTELPPGALALPWDPEATDVVGELARKRGADTPVRLVSSAKSWLSHPGIDRRAAALPVGSPEEVPRISPLDASARTLAHLRAAWDAEVAKGDPSLALSAQELTLTVPASFDAVARELTVEAAREAGLAELTLLEEPQAALYAWVEAMGDAWRKQVKPGDLILVCDVGGGTTDFSLIAVVDRDGALGLERVAVGDHILLGGDNMDLALAYALQRKLAAQGRQLDRWQVQALTHGARQAKEALFGDPALAGAPVTVPGRGASLLGGALRTELTRAELEATLVDGFFPRVPASAKPAAQRRTALTTLGLPYAADAAVTRHLADFLTRHRESLGEAAVPGLKLAGKALLHPTAVLFNGGVMKARELADRVVEVVSGWVAEEGGAAPRVLPGGDLDLAVAKGAAAYGRVRRGKGIRIRGGTARAYYVGFELAMPAVPGMAPPVEALCVAPMGMEEGTRADLPERELGLVVGEPARFRFFASSTRRQDQVGSVVEREAELEELGPIETTLPAGSGAAGQVVPVRLRAHVTEIGTLELEAVDQGGHAWKVEFNLREQPGA